The nucleotide sequence AAGATTCCCCACATGGCCACGGTGATGCCGCCCGCCCACCACACCACGGCGCGGCGCTCGGTGAAGAAGATCGCCAACGCGAACCCAAGCGCGATGTGGGGCTTGTAGGCGCACATGGCGAGCGTCACCGCCGCGGCCACCGGCCGCCGCCTTGACCAATACAGCGCGAGCGCCCCCAGCAACACCGCCAGGGCGGCCGTCTGTCCGCGCCAGATTCCGCCGCGGGCCGATCCTCCCGACAGCAGCATCGCCACGAGTGCGGCCTGCTCGTACCACGCCAGCGTTACGCCGGCGCGGTCAGACAGCCAGCGCAGGAGCACGAAGCCCGCCGCCGCCATGGTGATGATGGCCAAGGGCACGAACAGCCACCGGACCGCATCGTCGCCAGGGAGGGCCAGCGGCCACAGCACGAAGAACGCGGTTGGTGGGTAGTCGACCTCGCCGAGGTAATGCGTGAAGGGGTCACCGCCGGCCAGCCAGTAGCGAAGCCATTCGCGAACCAGCCAGAGATCCGCCAGCGAGTTCTGCTGGAACGCGACCACGGCGGCCGCTGTCATGCTGATGAGGGCCAGGGGCGCCCAGACGAAGAGCGGCGTCATGGTCTCGGCGCCGGGCCTGATGAGAAACACGGCGTGCAGCCAGACCTGCCAGGCGCGACGGGGCATGTGACCTTGCTCGCGTGGCGCCATGGCGCCCGATTCTATCCTGCGAGTGTGACGGGTTGCCGCCGTTTAGAGGCGCCCGAGCTTGCGGACCGCTTCGGTACGCGTGTTGACGTGGAGCTTCTCGTAGATGCTCCGGATGTACTTGCGAACGGTGTTGATGGAGATGGCGAGCGTGTCGGCGATCTCCTTGTATTGCTGGCCTTCGCTGAGGGCGTCGAGCACGGCGCGCTCCCGGTCGGTGAGGGTGCCCACCTCCGGGGCGGCCTGGGTCTGTCGGAAGTACTGGACCACCTTGCGGGCGATGGCGCCCGACATCGGCGCGCCACCCTCGCAGACCTCGCGCAGGGCGCGCACGATCTCGTCGCGCGGCGCCCGCTTGAGCACGTAGCCGGCGGCGCCGGCCTTGAGCGATTCGAACACCCGGTCGCTGTCATCGAACGTCGTCAGCATGACGACATGCAGGCCGGGTGCAGCGTCCTTCAGGCGCCGCGTGCACTCGATGCCGGTCATGCCCGGCAGGTTGATGTCCATCAGCACCGCGGTGGGCGGCTGAGCCGGCAGGGCGGTGAGCGCGTCTTCGCCGCTCCCGTAGCTGCCAACGCAGGTCATGCCGTCAGCGTCGGCCACCAGCCGCGCGAATGCCGCCCTGAGTTCGGCGTCGTCTTCGACAATCCCTACCGTGATGCTCATTCGTTGTTCCACTATGTCTGCCCGGCCGCCGTATCGACAGTGCATGAACATGCACCCGCCTTCGCCAAGGCTACGGCGGGGCAAGCCCGCGCGCCACGGCTACGGCGGGGCAAGCCCGCGCGCCAAGGCTACGGCGGGGCAAGCCCGCGCGCCACGGGCTACGGCGGGGGCAAGCCCGCCTCCGCCAAGGCTTCCGCCTTCGCTGAAGCTACGGCGGACAAGACGGCGGGGCAGGCCTTTACTGCCGGGCCGGTTTCGTGACCGGCACCCGGAAGGTCACGCGTACTCCGCCTTCGGGGCGCGGGCCGACCTCGACCGTCCCGCCGACGCTCGCCATCCGTTCGCGCATGTTGGTCAGGCCGTTGCCCGTGGGATCACCCTCCGCACCCAGGCCGCGGCCGTTGTCGGCCACTTCGAGCCGCAGCCCCAGGTCATCCACGGCCACCGCCATGTGAAGCTCGGTCGCCCGGGCGTGCTTGACGGCATTGTTGATGGCTTCCTTGCACGCCAGGTAAAGGTGACGCCGGGTCTCCGACAGCAGCTCGAACGCGCCCAGGTCCGGGGCCAGTTGCACGCGCAGCCGCAGTCCAGCCGAGCTGACGTGTTCCTCGGCAAAACGCGCCGCGTAGTTGGCGAAGCCTTCGACCGTGTCCTGGCGGGCGTTGACCGTCCACACCAGCTCGTCGAGCGTCTCGATTGCGGTGCGCGCCGCGGCCGACACGCGCGTGGGCGGGGCGTCGCCATCGGCCAGCAAGGCAATGTGGGAGAGCCGCGAGCCGAGGTCGTCGTGCAGGTCGCGGGCAATGCGCTCGCGCT is from Vicinamibacterales bacterium and encodes:
- a CDS encoding glycosyltransferase family 87 protein, whose amino-acid sequence is MAPREQGHMPRRAWQVWLHAVFLIRPGAETMTPLFVWAPLALISMTAAAVVAFQQNSLADLWLVREWLRYWLAGGDPFTHYLGEVDYPPTAFFVLWPLALPGDDAVRWLFVPLAIITMAAAGFVLLRWLSDRAGVTLAWYEQAALVAMLLSGGSARGGIWRGQTAALAVLLGALALYWSRRRPVAAAVTLAMCAYKPHIALGFALAIFFTERRAVVWWAGGITVAMWGIFAASVEQSLAGVLNLYTQSLFTLYDGPDRVRGLLSIRFVIEDFLEHYERGTVVYAALALITLTLIGLAARRRFDSAGRTTIAAACLLWPLLFLPNQLYHGVLAWPAIWLLMWPEVQPVRHYGLRMVVIVGFITFSVLDVPRTIRIFSGPESAAGIASYYLSPLRLALVLGLILNALRQPHALQFWRSAA
- a CDS encoding response regulator transcription factor gives rise to the protein MSITVGIVEDDAELRAAFARLVADADGMTCVGSYGSGEDALTALPAQPPTAVLMDINLPGMTGIECTRRLKDAAPGLHVVMLTTFDDSDRVFESLKAGAAGYVLKRAPRDEIVRALREVCEGGAPMSGAIARKVVQYFRQTQAAPEVGTLTDRERAVLDALSEGQQYKEIADTLAISINTVRKYIRSIYEKLHVNTRTEAVRKLGRL